One stretch of Tenacibaculum sp. MAR_2010_89 DNA includes these proteins:
- a CDS encoding prolyl oligopeptidase family protein — protein sequence MKKLIIPILITGSIFMACKESKNTKRDITVNYPETTKIPVVDDYFGTKITDNYRWLEDDKSKETEAWVKAENEVTFDYLDKIPYRKELKNRLSELWNYEKLGVPFKRGDYTYFYKNNGLQNHYVLYRKDKDGKEEVFLDPNTFAEDGTTSLGSVSFSKDKKTLAYSISEGGSDWRKVIIMDAESKEIKEDTIVDVKFSGISWKGNDGFYYSSYDKPKGSQLSAKTDQHKLYYHKLGTSQKEDKVIFGAKPEEKHRYVSGGVTEDGKYLFIYPRISTSGNKLLMKDLSNDNNPIVTILDTDNSDTYVIENKGTQLYLVTNLNAPNQKIVTVDASNPTEKNWKDFIPETENVLSPSTGSGYFFAEYMVDAVSKVLQYDYDGKLVREIKLPGVGSVGGFGGKKEAKELYFSFTNYNTPGSSYKFNPEDGTYEIYWKPNIAFDADGYESKQVFYTSKDGTKVPMIITYKKGIKLDGNNPTILYGYGGFNVSLTPSFSVANAVWMEQGGVYAVPNLRGGGEYGKKWHDAGTKLKKQNVFDDFIAAAEYLIKEKYTSSEYLAIRGGSNGGLLVGATMTQRPDLMKVALPAVGVLDMLRYHTFTAGAGWAYDYGTSEQSKEMFEYLKGYSPVHNVNKDVKYPATMVTTGDHDDRVVPAHSFKFAAELQDKQKGANPVLIRIETNAGHGAGTPVAKTIEQYADIFGFTLFNMGFDQLPNPSKSKIKS from the coding sequence ATGAAAAAACTAATCATTCCTATTCTAATTACTGGCTCTATATTTATGGCTTGTAAAGAATCAAAAAACACAAAAAGAGACATTACTGTGAACTACCCTGAAACTACTAAAATTCCCGTAGTTGATGATTATTTTGGAACAAAAATAACAGACAACTATCGTTGGTTAGAAGATGATAAAAGTAAAGAAACTGAAGCTTGGGTTAAAGCTGAGAATGAAGTTACTTTCGATTACTTAGATAAAATTCCTTATCGTAAAGAATTAAAAAATCGATTGTCTGAATTATGGAATTACGAAAAATTAGGTGTTCCTTTTAAAAGAGGCGACTATACATACTTCTATAAAAACAATGGTTTACAAAACCATTATGTTTTATATAGAAAAGACAAAGATGGTAAAGAAGAGGTTTTTTTAGACCCAAATACATTTGCAGAAGACGGAACTACATCATTAGGTTCGGTTAGCTTTTCAAAAGACAAAAAAACGTTAGCTTATTCAATATCAGAAGGCGGAAGTGATTGGAGAAAAGTAATCATTATGGATGCTGAGTCAAAAGAAATTAAAGAAGACACTATTGTTGATGTTAAATTTTCTGGAATATCATGGAAAGGAAACGATGGTTTCTACTATTCAAGCTATGACAAGCCTAAAGGAAGTCAGCTATCTGCTAAAACTGATCAACATAAATTATATTACCATAAATTAGGAACAAGTCAAAAAGAAGACAAGGTAATTTTCGGAGCTAAACCTGAAGAAAAACATAGATATGTTAGTGGTGGTGTTACCGAAGATGGTAAGTATCTTTTTATTTATCCAAGAATATCTACTTCTGGGAATAAATTATTAATGAAAGATTTATCAAATGACAATAATCCTATTGTTACAATTTTAGATACTGACAATAGTGATACTTATGTTATAGAAAATAAAGGAACTCAGTTATATTTAGTTACTAACCTTAATGCACCGAATCAAAAAATAGTTACAGTTGATGCATCAAATCCTACAGAAAAGAACTGGAAAGATTTTATTCCTGAAACAGAGAATGTATTAAGTCCGTCAACTGGTTCTGGTTATTTCTTTGCTGAATATATGGTAGATGCTGTTTCAAAAGTATTACAGTATGATTACGATGGAAAATTAGTTAGAGAAATAAAATTACCTGGAGTAGGATCTGTTGGTGGTTTTGGAGGAAAAAAAGAAGCTAAAGAGTTATATTTTTCATTCACCAATTATAACACTCCTGGATCTTCATATAAATTCAATCCAGAAGATGGTACTTATGAGATATACTGGAAACCAAATATTGCTTTTGATGCTGATGGATATGAAAGTAAACAAGTATTTTACACTTCAAAAGATGGTACAAAAGTACCTATGATTATAACGTATAAAAAAGGAATAAAGCTTGATGGAAACAATCCTACTATACTATATGGTTATGGAGGATTTAATGTAAGTTTAACGCCAAGTTTTAGTGTTGCAAATGCCGTTTGGATGGAACAAGGTGGTGTGTATGCTGTACCTAATTTACGTGGTGGTGGTGAATATGGAAAAAAATGGCACGATGCAGGAACTAAACTAAAAAAACAAAATGTTTTTGACGATTTTATAGCCGCTGCTGAGTATTTAATTAAAGAAAAATATACCTCATCAGAGTATTTAGCTATTCGTGGTGGATCAAATGGTGGTTTATTAGTTGGAGCAACTATGACACAACGACCAGATTTAATGAAAGTAGCGCTACCTGCAGTTGGAGTATTAGATATGTTACGTTATCACACATTTACAGCTGGAGCTGGTTGGGCTTATGACTATGGAACTTCTGAGCAAAGTAAAGAAATGTTTGAATACTTAAAAGGCTATTCACCTGTACATAATGTAAATAAAGATGTAAAGTATCCTGCAACTATGGTAACAACTGGTGACCATGATGATAGAGTGGTACCAGCCCATAGTTTTAAATTTGCAGCTGAACTACAAGACAAACAAAAAGGAGCTAACCCAGTTTTAATTAGAATTGAAACAAATGCAGGTCATGGAGCAGGTACCCCAGTAGCAAAAACTATTGAACAGTATGCTGATATATTTGGATTTACATTATTTAACATGGGCTTTGATCAATTACCAAACCCATCTAAATCAAAAATTAAAAGTTAA
- the trxA gene encoding thioredoxin has translation MTENLTKETFLEKVFNYEKNKEWSFEGEIPAIIDFYADWCGPCKALAPVLEDLSNEYEGKIHIYKVDTEAEQELSAAFGIRSIPSMLFCPKGEEPQMANGALPKKQIEQIIGDVLKIKK, from the coding sequence ATGACAGAAAATTTAACAAAGGAAACTTTTCTTGAAAAGGTTTTTAACTATGAAAAGAATAAAGAATGGAGTTTTGAAGGTGAAATTCCAGCAATTATTGATTTTTATGCTGATTGGTGTGGTCCATGTAAGGCATTAGCTCCTGTTTTAGAAGATTTAAGTAATGAGTATGAAGGTAAAATACATATTTATAAAGTAGATACGGAAGCAGAACAAGAACTTTCTGCAGCGTTTGGTATTCGAAGTATACCTTCTATGCTTTTTTGCCCTAAAGGTGAAGAGCCACAAATGGCAAATGGAGCACTCCCCAAAAAACAAATTGAACAAATAATTGGAGACGTTTTAAAAATAAAAAAGTGA
- a CDS encoding ribonucleotide-diphosphate reductase subunit beta, giving the protein MASIEPILQENKDRFVIFPIQHNDLWEWYKKQQACFWTAEEIDLSVDVVDWETKLSDDERYFIKHVLAFFAASDGIVNENLAENFVNEVQYSEAKFFYGFQIMMENIHSETYSLLIDTYVKNEAEKDRLFKAIEIFPAIKKKAEWALKWIESDSFAERLIAFAAVEGIFFSGSFCSIFWLKKRGLLPGLAFSNELISRDEGMHCDFAVHLHNNHIVNKVPKDRIRAIIIDALSIEREFITESLPVSLIGMNAKLMTQYLEYVTDRLLLEFGCEKEYNATNPFDFMEMISLEGKTNFFEKRVSEYQKAGVSSGGTGDISFDADF; this is encoded by the coding sequence ATGGCTAGTATTGAACCAATTTTACAAGAGAATAAAGACAGATTTGTAATTTTTCCAATTCAACATAATGACTTATGGGAATGGTACAAAAAACAACAAGCATGTTTTTGGACTGCTGAAGAAATTGATTTATCTGTAGATGTTGTAGATTGGGAAACTAAATTATCAGATGATGAGCGTTATTTTATTAAGCATGTGTTAGCTTTTTTCGCAGCTTCTGATGGAATTGTAAATGAAAACTTAGCTGAAAACTTTGTAAATGAAGTTCAGTATTCTGAAGCAAAGTTCTTTTATGGTTTTCAAATAATGATGGAAAACATTCATTCTGAAACGTATTCATTATTAATAGATACGTATGTGAAAAACGAAGCAGAGAAAGATAGGTTATTTAAAGCTATCGAAATTTTTCCTGCTATTAAAAAGAAAGCTGAATGGGCATTAAAATGGATAGAGTCAGATTCATTTGCTGAACGTTTAATCGCTTTTGCAGCGGTTGAAGGAATATTCTTCTCAGGATCATTTTGTTCTATTTTCTGGTTAAAGAAAAGAGGATTATTACCTGGGCTAGCTTTTTCTAATGAACTAATTTCTCGTGATGAAGGAATGCACTGTGATTTTGCAGTTCATTTACACAATAATCATATTGTAAATAAAGTACCTAAAGACCGAATTCGAGCTATTATTATTGATGCGTTAAGTATTGAAAGAGAGTTTATTACTGAGTCTTTACCTGTGAGTTTAATTGGTATGAATGCCAAATTAATGACACAGTATTTAGAATACGTAACCGATAGGTTATTACTAGAATTTGGATGCGAAAAAGAATACAATGCTACTAATCCATTTGATTTTATGGAAATGATTTCATTAGAAGGAAAAACAAACTTCTTTGAAAAAAGAGTATCTGAGTATCAAAAAGCAGGAGTATCATCTGGTGGTACAGGAGACATTAGCTTCGATGCTGATTTTTAA
- a CDS encoding ribonucleoside-diphosphate reductase subunit alpha translates to MYVAKRDGRKEPVMFDKITARVKKMCYGLNQIVDPVKVAMRVIEGLYDGVTTSELDNLAAEVAATMTTAHPDYAKLAARIAVSNLHKDTKKSFSETMIDLYEYVNPRTEKKSPLLADDVYEIIMKNADKLDSTIIYSRDFNYDYFGFKTLERSYLLKLNGNIVERPQHMLMRVSIGIHKEDIDEAIATYELMSKKYFTHATPTLFNAGTPKPQMSSCFLLQMQDDSIEGIYDTLKQTAKISQSAGGIGLSLHNIRATGSYIAGTNGTSNGIVPMLKVFNDTARYVDQGGGKRKGSFAMYLEPWHADIYDFLDLKKNHGKEEMRARDLFYAMWISDLFMERVQKDADWTLMCPHECPHLFDSYGEEFERLYTSYEAAGKGRKTIKARDLWEKILESQIETGTPYMLYKDAANRKSNQKNLGTIRSSNLCTEIMEYTAKDEVAVCNLASIAIPMFVGEDENGNKFFDHDKLFKVTKKVIRNLDTVIDRNYYPVVEAENSNVRHRPVGLGIQGLADAFIMLRMPFTSDEAKKLNQEIFETLYFASVTSSMEIAKAKEPYSTFKGSPMSEGEFQHNMWGIKEEDLSGRWDWSNLRKEVMEHGVRNSLLVAPMPTASTSQILGNNEAFEPYTSNIYTRRVLSGEFIVVNKHLLEDLVELNLWDNNMKEDIMRANGSIQHIEEIPQDLKDLYKTVWEMSMKDIIDMARHRGYFIDQSQSLNLFMKDPDFGKLTSMHFYAWKSGLKTGMYYLRTKSAVNAKQFTLNIEKKEEVIEDDKPMSASEFKAMVDASKNGAPDDDCLMCGS, encoded by the coding sequence ATGTATGTAGCAAAAAGAGATGGTAGAAAAGAACCTGTAATGTTTGACAAAATTACAGCAAGGGTTAAAAAAATGTGTTACGGATTAAACCAAATTGTTGATCCGGTAAAAGTAGCGATGCGTGTTATTGAAGGGTTGTATGATGGAGTAACTACTTCAGAATTAGACAACTTAGCGGCTGAGGTAGCTGCGACAATGACTACAGCTCATCCTGATTATGCAAAGTTGGCTGCAAGAATTGCTGTATCAAACTTACATAAAGATACAAAGAAATCGTTTTCAGAAACGATGATTGATTTATATGAATATGTAAATCCACGTACAGAAAAAAAATCTCCTTTGTTAGCTGATGATGTGTATGAAATTATCATGAAAAACGCTGATAAATTAGATTCTACTATTATTTATAGTCGTGATTTTAATTACGATTATTTTGGTTTTAAAACTTTAGAACGTTCTTATTTATTAAAATTAAATGGGAATATTGTTGAACGCCCACAGCACATGTTAATGCGTGTGTCTATTGGTATTCATAAAGAAGATATTGACGAAGCAATCGCTACATACGAATTAATGAGTAAAAAATATTTTACACATGCTACGCCAACATTATTCAATGCAGGTACACCTAAACCACAAATGTCATCTTGTTTCTTATTACAAATGCAAGATGATAGTATAGAGGGTATTTACGATACATTGAAACAAACTGCAAAAATTTCGCAATCTGCGGGAGGTATTGGTTTGTCTCTACATAATATTCGTGCAACAGGTAGTTATATTGCTGGTACAAACGGTACATCAAACGGTATTGTACCAATGTTAAAAGTATTTAATGATACTGCACGTTATGTAGATCAAGGAGGAGGAAAGCGTAAGGGTTCTTTCGCAATGTATTTAGAACCTTGGCATGCTGATATTTATGATTTTCTTGATTTAAAGAAAAATCATGGTAAAGAAGAAATGAGAGCACGTGATTTATTTTATGCGATGTGGATTTCTGATTTATTTATGGAGCGTGTGCAAAAAGATGCTGATTGGACGTTAATGTGTCCACATGAATGTCCGCATTTATTTGATAGCTATGGTGAAGAGTTTGAGCGTTTATATACAAGTTACGAAGCCGCTGGAAAAGGTAGAAAAACCATTAAAGCACGTGATTTATGGGAGAAAATTTTAGAATCGCAAATTGAAACAGGTACTCCGTACATGTTATATAAAGATGCTGCTAACCGTAAATCAAATCAAAAGAATTTAGGAACTATTCGTTCTTCAAATTTATGTACTGAAATTATGGAATATACTGCTAAAGATGAGGTAGCAGTATGTAATTTAGCTTCTATAGCAATACCAATGTTTGTTGGTGAAGATGAAAATGGAAATAAGTTTTTTGACCATGATAAGTTATTTAAAGTAACTAAAAAAGTTATTAGAAACTTAGATACGGTAATTGATAGAAATTATTACCCGGTTGTAGAAGCGGAGAATTCGAATGTTCGTCACCGTCCAGTTGGATTAGGAATTCAAGGATTGGCAGATGCATTTATTATGTTACGTATGCCATTTACATCTGATGAAGCTAAAAAGTTAAATCAAGAAATATTTGAAACTTTGTATTTTGCATCTGTAACGTCATCAATGGAAATAGCAAAAGCAAAAGAACCATATTCAACATTTAAAGGTTCACCAATGTCTGAAGGAGAGTTTCAACACAATATGTGGGGAATTAAAGAAGAGGATTTAAGTGGTCGTTGGGATTGGAGTAATTTACGTAAAGAGGTAATGGAGCATGGAGTTCGTAATTCATTATTGGTTGCACCAATGCCTACTGCATCTACTTCTCAAATTTTAGGAAACAATGAAGCTTTTGAGCCATATACTTCTAATATTTATACGCGTAGAGTATTATCTGGTGAGTTTATTGTAGTAAATAAACATTTATTAGAAGATTTAGTAGAGTTGAATTTATGGGATAACAACATGAAGGAAGATATTATGCGTGCAAACGGATCTATCCAGCATATTGAAGAAATCCCTCAAGACTTAAAAGATTTATATAAAACAGTTTGGGAAATGAGTATGAAAGATATTATTGATATGGCTCGCCATAGAGGATATTTTATCGATCAATCTCAATCGTTAAACTTATTTATGAAAGATCCAGATTTTGGTAAGTTAACATCAATGCATTTCTATGCTTGGAAAAGTGGTTTAAAAACAGGAATGTATTATTTACGTACTAAATCGGCAGTAAACGCAAAACAGTTTACATTAAACATTGAGAAGAAAGAAGAAGTAATTGAAGATGATAAACCAATGAGTGCTTCTGAATTTAAAGCAATGGTAGACGCTTCTAAAAATGGAGCGCCAGACGATGATTGCTTAATGTGTGGATCTTAA
- a CDS encoding deoxyguanosinetriphosphate triphosphohydrolase — MNWEQLLSLKRFGDTQKRERAKQDETRLGFEVDFDRIIFSSAFRSLQDKTQVIPLSKTDFVHTRLTHSLEVSVVGRTLGRRVGKELLKRHPKLVELGYTFNDFGAIVAGASVMHDIGNPPFGHSGEKAIGEYFKTGKGLQYKEELTALEYQDLIDFEGNANGLKILTESRDGVEGGLRLSYATLGAFIKYPKESLPKKPTKHIVDKKYGFFQSEKTAFQDLVEDLGLKQKESTGISYYRHPLAYLVEAADDICYTIIDFEDGINLGLIDEDYALEYMIKLVKNTIDSAKYHSLKHKKDRISYLRALAIGVLINEAVAIFLANEEAILNGTFDKGLLDKCQYEAQINDIIKISVAKIYKSKEVVEKEVAGYKIIADLLDVFVTALNNKFDNKQSNYDTLVLNLLPQEYQQERENLYDRVMQICSYIAGLSDGFAIRLHRKIMGNIV, encoded by the coding sequence ATGAACTGGGAGCAATTACTATCGTTAAAACGATTTGGAGATACACAAAAACGTGAGAGAGCTAAACAAGATGAAACTCGTTTAGGATTTGAAGTAGATTTTGATAGAATTATATTTTCATCAGCTTTTAGAAGTTTACAAGATAAAACCCAGGTAATTCCATTATCAAAAACCGATTTTGTACATACCCGTTTAACGCATAGTTTAGAAGTATCTGTTGTTGGTCGTACATTAGGTAGAAGAGTAGGAAAGGAGCTGTTAAAGCGTCATCCTAAATTAGTAGAATTAGGATATACCTTTAACGATTTTGGTGCCATCGTTGCTGGGGCTTCTGTAATGCATGATATTGGAAATCCGCCTTTTGGTCATTCAGGAGAAAAAGCGATAGGAGAATATTTTAAAACAGGAAAAGGACTTCAATATAAAGAAGAGTTAACTGCTTTAGAGTATCAAGATTTAATAGACTTTGAGGGAAATGCAAACGGTTTAAAAATTTTAACGGAGAGTAGAGATGGTGTTGAGGGTGGTTTACGATTGTCGTATGCTACACTAGGAGCTTTTATTAAGTACCCTAAAGAGAGTTTACCTAAAAAGCCAACCAAACATATAGTAGATAAGAAATATGGCTTCTTTCAGTCGGAAAAGACTGCTTTTCAAGATTTGGTTGAAGATTTAGGATTGAAGCAGAAAGAAAGTACTGGAATTTCCTATTATCGTCACCCCTTAGCGTATTTAGTAGAAGCTGCAGATGATATTTGTTATACAATTATCGATTTTGAAGATGGTATTAACTTAGGTTTAATTGATGAAGATTATGCCTTAGAGTATATGATTAAGTTAGTTAAAAACACGATAGATAGTGCAAAATACCATTCACTAAAACATAAAAAAGATAGAATTAGCTATTTACGAGCGTTGGCAATTGGAGTTTTAATTAATGAGGCAGTAGCTATATTTTTAGCAAATGAGGAGGCTATTTTAAACGGAACTTTTGATAAAGGCTTGTTAGATAAATGTCAATATGAAGCTCAAATAAACGACATTATAAAAATTAGTGTTGCTAAAATTTATAAAAGCAAAGAGGTAGTAGAAAAAGAAGTAGCTGGATATAAAATTATTGCCGATTTATTGGATGTTTTTGTAACTGCTTTAAATAATAAGTTTGATAATAAGCAATCAAATTACGATACCTTAGTATTGAATTTATTACCACAAGAATATCAGCAAGAACGAGAAAATTTATACGATAGAGTAATGCAAATATGTAGTTATATTGCTGGTTTATCTGATGGTTTTGCAATTCGTTTGCATAGAAAAATAATGGGAAATATTGTTTAG
- a CDS encoding phage holin family protein codes for MDKITHIIFWLLALLSPLNGVLTTMMFLIMVDFITGAFAALKLQIPIKSGKIANTISKFFIYNLVIISAYFLEKHIVNEVPFLKIIAGFIAVTEIKSILENFNKIYGVNPFKALLNLIKQSGLKDTLDQITEEKDQEKK; via the coding sequence ATGGATAAAATAACACATATCATTTTTTGGTTGTTAGCTTTACTATCACCTTTAAATGGAGTGTTAACTACCATGATGTTTTTAATTATGGTTGATTTTATAACCGGAGCATTTGCTGCATTAAAATTACAAATACCTATAAAAAGTGGAAAAATTGCAAATACGATATCTAAATTTTTCATTTATAATTTAGTAATTATATCCGCTTATTTTTTAGAAAAACATATTGTAAACGAAGTGCCTTTCTTAAAAATAATTGCAGGCTTTATAGCTGTTACTGAAATAAAATCAATTTTAGAAAATTTTAATAAAATTTACGGAGTTAACCCCTTTAAAGCTCTACTTAATTTAATAAAACAAAGTGGTCTAAAAGATACTTTAGATCAAATAACTGAAGAAAAAGACCAAGAAAAGAAATAG
- a CDS encoding TIGR02594 family protein, protein MNSLISTALSQYGVKEIRGSKDHPQIVNYFTSLGVDGAKFKDETAWCSAFASWVAKQAGYEYSNKLTARSWLTVGTSSNKPEPGDVVVLWRESPNSWKGHVAFLIKESKRYVYLLGGNQGNSVSIKAYPKKRVLEYRKLRKNG, encoded by the coding sequence ATGAATAGTTTAATATCAACAGCGTTATCACAATATGGCGTAAAAGAAATAAGAGGCTCTAAAGACCACCCCCAAATTGTAAATTACTTTACATCGTTAGGGGTTGATGGAGCAAAATTTAAAGACGAGACAGCATGGTGTAGTGCCTTTGCTAGTTGGGTAGCTAAACAAGCGGGCTACGAATATTCAAATAAGTTAACAGCTAGAAGTTGGTTAACCGTAGGCACCTCATCAAATAAACCCGAACCAGGTGATGTAGTTGTTTTATGGAGAGAATCTCCTAATAGCTGGAAAGGACATGTTGCTTTTTTAATAAAAGAATCTAAAAGATATGTTTACCTGTTAGGCGGCAATCAAGGAAACAGTGTAAGTATAAAAGCATACCCAAAAAAAAGAGTTCTAGAATATAGAAAATTAAGAAAAAATGGATAA